The following proteins are encoded in a genomic region of Papaver somniferum cultivar HN1 unplaced genomic scaffold, ASM357369v1 unplaced-scaffold_10, whole genome shotgun sequence:
- the LOC113326122 gene encoding protein C2-DOMAIN ABA-RELATED 11-like, with translation MGDKVGVLKVTVVQGKQLVIRDLRTSDPYVVLKLGNQVVKTKVINSCLNPVWNEELSLNVSQSPGLLNIEVFDQDRFKSDDKMGTAHLNLQQIAAAARLKQVIKAPPGESTKIRTILPDSDNCLVRESYVSCVNGEIVQDVWLRLCGVESGELELKLKWVEDQLPTTPVPS, from the coding sequence ATGGGGGACAAAGTTGGTGTGTTAAAAGTGACAGTAGTCCAAGGAAAGCAGCTAGTAATTCGAGATCTCAGAACCAGCGATCCTTATGTTGTACTCAAGCTGGGTAATCAGGTTGTTAAGACCAAGGTTATCAACAGTTGCCTTAATCCCGTTTGGAACGAGGAGCTGAGCTTGAATGTTTCTCAGTCGCCTGGTCTTCTCAACATAGAGGTGTTTGACCAAGATCGGTTCAAATCAGATGACAAAATGGGAACTGCGCACCTAAACCTTCAACAGATAGCAGCCGCAGCAAGGCTGAAACAAGTAATAAAGGCTCCCCCAGGTGAGTCGACTAAGATAAGGACAATACTCCCTGATAGTGATAACTGTCTAGTTAGAGAGAGCTATGTAAGCTGTGTAAATGGGGAGATCGTGCAGGATGTCTGGTTGAGACTTTGTGGTGTAGAATCTGGGGAACTTGAGCTGAAGCTTAAGTGGGTTGAAGATCAACTTCCAACTACTCCTGTCCCTTCTTAA